The Clostridia bacterium DNA segment TTTTCCGCTGCCGGTTACCCCCAATAGCGTCTGATGAACATGTCCATCTTTAATTCCCTCCACCAACTCTTTTATTGCCTGCGGCTGATCTCCCTTCGGTTCGAATTCAGATACCAACTTGAATTTATCCATACACCTTAATCCTCTTTTCATCTCAATATATATATAATACCCAAAAAAAGGCAGAGCTCCAACAAAAAAGGAACGGTCCTAGGACCGTTCCGCAAAATTGCAGCTACTATTACATCAAGAAATCTCCATAATCTCTAGGAACGAGTGAGCCGTCCTTGATTGCATCTTCAACTTCCATAATCTTTGCTTTTTGTTCTTCCGTTAAGATATCGTCAAACTTGTAGAATGGACTTAAGTAAATAACACCTTCAGCCACACCCATCATGAAGTTACTGGCTTCAAAATCATCCATCATGTATTTGTCAACAAAAGCTACAAACGCAACAGGCATTTCCGCAACACCTGATACAATAATGGTGTCTGGTGCCAAATCAGCTTGGTCGCCGATAGAACCAATTGCATATACACCATTTTCTTCTGCTGCTTCAATAACGCCCATACCGGCATGGTCAGCATTTTGCATCACGATATCCGCACCTGCTTCAATCATTGAATTGGCAACTTCTTTTGCCTTAGCAGCATCATCAAAGCTACCCGTTAGCGTAGTGAGAACCTCAATATCCGGGTTGATATATTTCGCTCCTGCCTCAAATCCAGTAATAGAGTCTGCGATAGAAGGGATGTTCATTCCACCGATTGCACCGACTACACCGCTTTCAGAAACAACAGCGGCTACAACACCCTGCATAAATCCTTGTGCTGCATTGTCATTTTGTACTGAAGAAACATTTGGTGGTTGTACAATATTCGTAGAAGTTACAGCAAACTGTACGTCTGGAAACTCCGGAGCCACGCGCATTGCAGCATCTCCAAATTCACCACCATGGCCGAATACTATATCATAGCCACTGCTTGCATATAAGCGGAATACTTCGTCGTAGTCAGAAATGGGAGTGCTCTCATTGTAAGCAATCTCAGCACCATACTTTTCTTGGATTGCAAGAATACCATTATAGGCTGAAGCATTCCAACCACCGTCACCGATTGGTCCTGGTAAAATTACGGCTACTTTCAACGGTTCTTCCATAGGTTCTTCATCAGGTTCTTCCATAGGTTCCTCGCTGGGTTCCACAGTAGGTTCTTCCTCACCAGCACACCCAGTCACTAAGGCAGTCATCATCATGAACACAAGCAAAATACTTAAAAACTTTTTCATGTTCTTCCCCCTTTAATGTAATGATACTTTTTGGAAACAATTTTTCCATACATAGTATATTAAACGAATAGTGTAATTTTCCTTTATTCTGATGGCTTTTTTAGAAAATTTTAGTGTCTAAAACTCTACTCACTTGCCTATTCTCTATCTAGTCTGAGTAAAAGCATGCATAAAAAAGAGGAGGCATTCCTTTAAAATCGGAATGCCTCCTCTTTACTGATAAACTTATAGACTACATCATGAAATCGCCTAGTTCTCTAGGAACGATTGAACCATCTTTGATTCCATCTTGGATTCCCATGATTTCTGTTTTTTGTTCTTCCGTTAAAATATCGTCGAATTTGTAGAATGGGCTAAAGTGAATAACGCCTTCAGACACACTCATCATGAAGTTTGCAGCTTTAAAATCATCTTGCATGTATTTATCTACATAAGCTACAAAAGCAATCGGCATTTCAGCCATACCTGACAATACAATTGTCTCCGGTGCTAATTCAGCTTGGTCACCAATTGAACCCAAAGCATAAATTCCATGCTCTTCACAGGCTTCAATAACACCCATACCAGCGTGGTCAGCATTCTGCATAACTACGTCAGCACCAGCTTCGATCATAGAATTTGCTACTTCTTTAGCCTTGGCTGCATCATCAAAGCTACCTGTCAAAGTGGTCATCACTTCGATGTCTGGATTGATGTACTTAGCACCAACTTCGAAACCAGTGATTGAGTCAGCAATAGATGGGATGTTCATTCCACCAATCGCGCCAACTACACCCGTTTTACTAATGATAGCGGCGGCTGCGCCTTGCATAAAGCCTTGAGAAGCATTGTCGTTCTGAATCGAAGACACATTCGGCTCTTGTACAATATTGGTTGAAGTTACAGCAAACTGTACATCTGGAAACTCTGGTGCTACACGCATTGCGGAGTCACCAAATTCACCGCCATGACCAAAAATAATATCAAAGCCATTGTTGGCATACATGCGGAATACTTCATCATAGTCAGAAATAGGTGTACTTTCGTTATAGGCTACTTCTGCACCATATTTTTCTTCGATGGCTAAAAGGCCATTGTAAGCTGATGCGTTCCATCCACCATCACTAATCGGACCTGGTAGAATTACAGCCACCTTCAATGGTTCTGCTGGTTCCTCTCCACTTGATTCGCCTGTTGGTTCATCTGAACTACAACCGGCCACAAAAGATACGATCATCATAAACACTAATAGAATACTTAACAGTTTTTTCATTTTGTCCCCCTCGTTTGTTACTTTCTATAGGATTACTCCTACTGAAGTTAAATTCACTGTGAAAATAGGTGTTCCTTCTTTTATTTAATACTTTTTATTTTTTCTTTTTATCATCAAAAATTTCCATAACTAGGCAAATTTTTCCTTTTTTCACCCCCGCTATTCAAGGCTCTCACCAGATTCAAGCACCTCCACCGCTTTAGTCAGTTGAGCATCAATATCGAGATGCAAGGCATTTTCCCCATAGATGGCTTCCATATATTCTTCCTCAGTCATAGGAACCTCATATTCAGGTGTCAATCCAATACCATGTAAGCTTCTCTTGTTTGGGGTCAGATACCGGGCAATGGTCAGTTTTATATAGTCTCCATGGAGCGTCTGGTAAAACCGTTGTACCGTTCCTTTGCCAAAGGTCTGTTCTCCTACAAGGACACCCCGTTTGGTATCTTGAATCGCACCAGCCAAGATTTCTGAAGCACTAGCTGTATTGCCATTCACCAAAACCGCCAAAGGCAGTTCCAGATTACCGCCCGTCGCTTCTTGCGTACTGATAGAATCCCTGGTTTCTTCAAAAACGATAGGGCCCTCAGGCAAAAACAAGGAGGCCACGCCATAAGCACCAGTAGTCTGTCCACCTCCATTGTTGCGAAGGTCAATGATCAGTCCATCTATATCACCAAGTTCCAAAAGATCGTCACGAAACTGTTCTGGCGTCAACATAGTAAAATTGCTAATATAGATATAGCCTATGTCTGTATCTTCTATCTTAGATGAGAAAGTGGAATCATATTCCACAAACGCTCTGGTTAAAACCAAATCCTCTTCTTCTCCCGATTCACGTAGTACCCGCAAGGTAAATGAAGTCCCTTCTTCGCCCTTAAGCAGCAAAACAATCTCATCGGATTCCAAACCATCCAAAGAAATATCGTCTGCCATTAGCATGCGGTCTCCTTCCAACAAACCAGCAGCCTCTGCCGGAGAGTCTTCAAATACCGCCATAACCAAAGGACCGTCATCGTCCACAGTAAAATAAATCCCGATACCAGCAAATCCACCTTGAAGACGTTCTGACATCGAGTCATACTCTTCTTTGGTCATATAAGCGCTATATGGATCTCCTAAACCATTCACCAAGCCTTCATTCATACCATCCCATAGTGCTTCTGAATCTGGTTCTTCGTAGAATGCTTGATTAACAATAGTATAGGTAGACAGCAGATTTCCGACACTGTCATAATTGATTCCCAAAAAAATCAGGGTTGCAACAGTAAAAATGATGCAAATCCCTGCCAATATTTTCCCGATAATTCGTAGAGCTTTTTTCAATTCAGTCCCCCTTCTCGAGCCTGTTCTTTAGGCACTTCAAGTATTCGTCCCGGATTATTTGAAAGTCTTCCCATGTTGGCGCCTTCAAATCTTCATTTCTTAGTAGTGCTGCCGGATGATAGGTTGGCAGCACCAGTATCCCATTTTGTTTGCGCCATTTTCCCCGTAGACTTCCCATGGACTGTTTGGTCTCGAGAAGTGCACCTGTAGCCGCACGACCTAATGTCACCACAAAATCCGGATTCAATAGAGCAATTTGCCCCATCAAATAAGGCATGCAATGAGCAACTTCTTCCGGATTGGGTGTGCGGTTCCGAGGTGGTCTACACTTTATTATATTGGTTACAAAAATTGACTTGCTAGAGATGTCAGCTGCCTTAAGAATTTTTGCAAACAGCTGACCTGCTTGACCCACAAAAGGAATACCCTTTTCATCCTCATTTTTTCCAGGTGCTTCCCCCACAAAAAGAATGACTGGGTCTTTTGAGCCTGCACCGAATACCACTTTGTTTCTCGTCTGGTATAGGTCACATAAATGGCACTTTTCAACCTGGCCTCTTAGCTCTTGTAGTAATTCCTGATTGTTCATCAGAGATCTCCATTCAAATATGGCCAAGGACTAGTATGATTACCTTGTATACGCACTTCAAAGTGCAGATGGTTACCGGTACTTAGGCCGGTGGTTCCAACATAACCAATCGTATTGCCCTTGATGACGATATCTCCTTTTTGTACGGCCAACTTGCTTTGATGGCCATACATACTAGTCAATCCGCCGCCATGGTCAATGATGGTACAATTGCCATACGCACCATACCAGGCCGCATATATTACTGTTCCATTTGCCGCGGCCACAATACGTGAGCCACCATTTGCTGCAATATCGATCCCAGTATGCATGGATCGTTTTTTGGTAATCGGATGGATACGCCAACCATAAGGACTCGTAATACGAGTATAACCTGGAGTAGGCCAGGTAAACTTTCCGCCAGTATAGCTACCACCATTTTTCTGAGAGGCTATATAATCCTTAATCATGGCCTCAATTTCCTTATTGGACTCTTGTTCTTCGTCCAAGGCTTTTTGAGCTACCTCTTTTTCGCTTAATAGCTTGTTTTGCAAAGAAACTTTATCGCTCTTCGCCGTATACAAGGAATTTTTAGAAGCTTCCAGCTCAGCCCTCGATTCCTCGAGCGATTTTTGGTCCTCAACCAAGGAGATTTTCATTTCCTCTAAGGTTCTTCGCTGACTATCTAATTCATCCAAAAGACTAATGTCTCCACCTGCCAATCGAGACAAAAGTTCGTAGCGTACCAAAAAGTCTGTCATATCTGTAGAATCAACTAGAACTTCAACATAGTCTACATCTTTATTCTCATAAATTGCTCTCAAACGATTCTGCAAAGTCTGCTGTCTAGAGGCATACCCAAGCTCCGTCATTACCAGGTCTTCTTCCAAGCCAGAAATCATAGCTTCCTTTTCTGCTATGGCCATCTCCAGGGCACTAATTTCCTTTTCCCTTGCCTGAATCCGTTGGTCTAGATTGGCCATTTCAGAAGAAACACTATTGATTTCACTCTTGGTTGAATTAATAATATTCTTGTAGCGATTAATATTGTTTTTAACTTCTTCCTGGGCTTGTTGTAACTCATCCAAAGAAACCGCAAAAGCAGCAGCTGGCAAGGACATAAGAATCGCGAATGTCAAAAAGATGCAAAACAGCTTTTTAAAACTTGATACTTTTTTCATAGTATGCCCCCTATACTTTGAGATATTTTCGGATAGATAGATTGCTACCAAACAAACCGATACTGAGCCCAATTGCAAGTAATCCTGCCAGTACCTTTAAAATCAGAATCTGGTCATTAATGGGCGTTATGAAACTCACCGCTCCCTGAACTGAATCACTGAAAAAGTAGTAGGAAAGATAGAGAAAGATATCAGCAAGGAATGCACCTGCTACTCCGAGCAGGCCGCCTTTAATCACGAACGGAGCACGGATGAAACCATCTGAAGAGCCGACATATTTCATCACCTTAATCTCCTTTTGCCTGCTGAACACAGTTAACTTAATTGTGATAAATATTAGGAAAACTGCCAGAAGGCAAAGAACGCTCATAATCACAATCCCTATCCAGCGTACATATTGGACCAGCCGAAATACCCGGTCCATGACTTCCTTGCCATACTCAGCCTTTTCCACATAGTCCAGCTTGCGTATTGCATTGGTAACGTAATCTAGAAACTCAGGATTTGCAACCTTAACCACATAGTAATCCGGTAAAGGGTTATCCCCACCTAGTGAAGTCAAAAGGTCATGAGATTGACCAAATTTTTCTTCCAAATCAGCCAAGCCCTCTTCCTTTGTGGTCAATTCAGCTTCTTCCACTCCAGATATACCTTCAATTTTTTCCTGAAGATCCACTGCTACTTCTCTAGGTGTATCCACATCTAGAAACACAGATATTTCCACACTCCGTTGAATATTTTCAGCAAAATAATTTGCATTGAGCACAATGAGAGAAAAAAGCCCCACAATGAATAACGATACGGTGATGGTCATGACTGTAGCCATTGACATCGCCTTATTGCGTCGAATGGATAGCCACGCCTGTTTAAAAAAATAGGCCAGATTTCTAATAGCCATAGTCATAGCCTCCCTTCAATTCATCGCGAATTAGGCGACCATTTTCTAAAGCAATAACTCTTTCCCGCATGGCATCAACCACCATTTTATCATGTGTAGCCATAATAATCGTGGTTCGCCTTTTGTTGATTTCTTTAAATATATGCATAACTTCCATGGCTGTCTCTGGGTCCATATTCCCTGATGGTTCATCTGCCAACAGGATTTTCGGATGGTTAACGATGGCTCTGGCAATGGCCACCTTCTGCTGTTCTCCCCCAGAGAGCTGGTCAGGATAGTGCTGCGCTCGTTTCAACATACCTACTTGGTCCAGCACTGCTGGTACTCTTTTCTTAATATCAGCCTTGCTAAACTCCAAAACCTCCATGGCATAGGCTACATTTTCATAGGCTGTCCTATCTTCAAGCAACCTAAAGTCTTGGAAGACAATGCCCACATTACGCCGTAAGCTATTCAGATCTTTCTTCTTCAGTAAGGCTACATCTTTTCGGTCTATTACCACATGACCTTTACTGGGGATTTCTTCGCGAAAAATCATCTTCAGCAAAGTAGATTTTCCCGCGCCGCTGGGCCCTACTAAAAAAACGAATTCACCACGCGCCACATTAAAGCTCACCTCATCCAGAGCAACAATGCGACCCGGATATATTTTAGATACAGATTTTATTCGAATCATACAACCTCCATGACGTGTTCCGTGAAATTCTCGGGGAATTCCTTTTTGACTTGATTGTTATTTATTATTCTGTCCCAGCTCTTGCAGATCTTCTTGGGCCTTTTCCACCAAAGAACGGACATACGGTTCTTCGCTAGTTTCAAAGGTCTTTATTAGCAGCTGAATCAACTGAATCGCTTCTTTTTTCTTTTTTTTCTGCATACACAGTTTGGCTTTCCCTTGCATAGCTTTTGCCACAAGTTTGTCGCCTTCTTCACCCGATACCGGGATTTTTCGTCCTAAAATTTTATCATAAATTCGATATGCTCTTTTGGCATTAATTGATCCAAAAAAGCCGAACCGCTTTTCACAAAAAAGTGTCGCGAGCTCCAAAAGACCTTTGTATACATAAATCAAGGTATTTTCATCTTTGCGATTCTCATACGTGTCTACCAGCTCTTGATATGCCTTCATCGCTCTTTTCCTACTACCTATTCCCGAAAAAGCTTTTCCCAACTTGTAGAGCGCTTGAGACCGATATTCATCTACCAAATTCCCCTTGCTGGTACCAAAAATCTCTTGCATCTGCATATACTGGTCGATAGCCGGTTTCTGCTCACCAGTTTCAAGCATCATATCAGCATAAATCAACGTTGCTCTGGCCAACAGTTCTTTTAATACTATATCACTTTCAGACCCAATTTCATCCTTGAGTACGATAAAATCAGTTTCCACCTGTTTTCTATCGCGTAACGTAAACGATGCTTCCATGCGTTCTAAACGCGTTCTCGCCAGGTTCTTCCTTTGATCCAGCGCCTTCTCTTGGTCAAATAGCTCAACAATATTTTGTGCGCCCATAACAAGTTTTTCGTTATTCCCTTGCCTTCTGTACGCTTCTTGGGCTTCACGTAGGATGACCATCAGGTTCTTTCTGGTCTCTGCCGAAAGCGCCTTTTGCAGTTTCAATCTTGCTAGCTCAGACAGCCCGCAAAGCTTTTGGTCTTCCTCCATCTTCCGAAGCACAGAAATTTCCATTTTTGCTGCTCGGCTAAACACTTCCCAGGCAACTTCATTGTCTGGACTAAGGGTACGGACCTGATGCAAGTCAATCAACGCCTCCGCATGCTTTTGGCGGTAGAAAAGGCTCTTGGCCCTTTCGTACAGAGCTTGCATCCGGTAGATGACCGTATTTTCGCCGGAGCGATTCTTAAAAAAATCTTCCATTTCAGTTAAGACTACCATCTGTTGGTCGTATTGTTCATCCTGCAAATGCATATATGCCTTATCCAAATAGCTTTTGGCTAAGAGCTCATCATACCTTGTATCCTCAAGTTCTCTAGCACAGAGTACCACTTGATCCAAACTGCGTTGCGCATTAATATTCTGTCCTAGCTGACGTTGAATTTTTCCCCGCTTATAGAAAACTTCCAGTAAATCCCCCTTGGTTTCCAAAATAGCTTCATTACCATAACGAACTACATATCGATCATAATCTCGTAGGGCTTCTTCACTCTGTCCAAGATGATGAAGCAAATCACCTCGTTTAGCCAGTGCTTTGGCAGACACCCCATCCAAATTCGTATCATCGGCTGCATATTCTAACAATGCACTCGCAGCGTCGACCGCTTCTTTTTGATGTTGGGTGTTTTCCAATGCCGACACGAGCACCAAATAAAGCGCACCTACCTTGTCTGTAATAAAGCTATCCTTGCTTTCTTTCAAACGAGTTATTCCACGCTTTGCGTACTCCACAGCTTCTTGGAAATAATTGTTTTCAACATAGGTTTCGCCAGCAAACAAATAGCCTAGTGACAGAACCCTTTCAACACTGTTATCCTTGTAAACCTTGAAGCTTTGCAACATCTTATCAATATAGTCAAGACTAGACTCATACTCCTTACGACGACGATACGTCTTAGCAAGTTCCAATAATGAGGTAGCCATAAATGTACGAATAGTGGCACTTTCCTCGCGGTC contains these protein-coding regions:
- a CDS encoding uracil-DNA glycosylase, with the protein product MNNQELLQELRGQVEKCHLCDLYQTRNKVVFGAGSKDPVILFVGEAPGKNEDEKGIPFVGQAGQLFAKILKAADISSKSIFVTNIIKCRPPRNRTPNPEEVAHCMPYLMGQIALLNPDFVVTLGRAATGALLETKQSMGSLRGKWRKQNGILVLPTYHPAALLRNEDLKAPTWEDFQIIRDEYLKCLKNRLEKGD
- a CDS encoding BMP family protein, whose amino-acid sequence is MKKLLSILLVFMMIVSFVAGCSSDEPTGESSGEEPAEPLKVAVILPGPISDGGWNASAYNGLLAIEEKYGAEVAYNESTPISDYDEVFRMYANNGFDIIFGHGGEFGDSAMRVAPEFPDVQFAVTSTNIVQEPNVSSIQNDNASQGFMQGAAAAIISKTGVVGAIGGMNIPSIADSITGFEVGAKYINPDIEVMTTLTGSFDDAAKAKEVANSMIEAGADVVMQNADHAGMGVIEACEEHGIYALGSIGDQAELAPETIVLSGMAEMPIAFVAYVDKYMQDDFKAANFMMSVSEGVIHFSPFYKFDDILTEEQKTEIMGIQDGIKDGSIVPRELGDFMM
- a CDS encoding BMP family protein is translated as MKKFLSILLVFMMMTALVTGCAGEEEPTVEPSEEPMEEPDEEPMEEPLKVAVILPGPIGDGGWNASAYNGILAIQEKYGAEIAYNESTPISDYDEVFRLYASSGYDIVFGHGGEFGDAAMRVAPEFPDVQFAVTSTNIVQPPNVSSVQNDNAAQGFMQGVVAAVVSESGVVGAIGGMNIPSIADSITGFEAGAKYINPDIEVLTTLTGSFDDAAKAKEVANSMIEAGADIVMQNADHAGMGVIEAAEENGVYAIGSIGDQADLAPDTIIVSGVAEMPVAFVAFVDKYMMDDFEASNFMMGVAEGVIYLSPFYKFDDILTEEQKAKIMEVEDAIKDGSLVPRDYGDFLM
- a CDS encoding ABC transporter permease, coding for MAIRNLAYFFKQAWLSIRRNKAMSMATVMTITVSLFIVGLFSLIVLNANYFAENIQRSVEISVFLDVDTPREVAVDLQEKIEGISGVEEAELTTKEEGLADLEEKFGQSHDLLTSLGGDNPLPDYYVVKVANPEFLDYVTNAIRKLDYVEKAEYGKEVMDRVFRLVQYVRWIGIVIMSVLCLLAVFLIFITIKLTVFSRQKEIKVMKYVGSSDGFIRAPFVIKGGLLGVAGAFLADIFLYLSYYFFSDSVQGAVSFITPINDQILILKVLAGLLAIGLSIGLFGSNLSIRKYLKV
- the ftsE gene encoding cell division ATP-binding protein FtsE translates to MIRIKSVSKIYPGRIVALDEVSFNVARGEFVFLVGPSGAGKSTLLKMIFREEIPSKGHVVIDRKDVALLKKKDLNSLRRNVGIVFQDFRLLEDRTAYENVAYAMEVLEFSKADIKKRVPAVLDQVGMLKRAQHYPDQLSGGEQQKVAIARAIVNHPKILLADEPSGNMDPETAMEVMHIFKEINKRRTTIIMATHDKMVVDAMRERVIALENGRLIRDELKGGYDYGY
- a CDS encoding peptidoglycan DD-metalloendopeptidase family protein; translation: MKKVSSFKKLFCIFLTFAILMSLPAAAFAVSLDELQQAQEEVKNNINRYKNIINSTKSEINSVSSEMANLDQRIQAREKEISALEMAIAEKEAMISGLEEDLVMTELGYASRQQTLQNRLRAIYENKDVDYVEVLVDSTDMTDFLVRYELLSRLAGGDISLLDELDSQRRTLEEMKISLVEDQKSLEESRAELEASKNSLYTAKSDKVSLQNKLLSEKEVAQKALDEEQESNKEIEAMIKDYIASQKNGGSYTGGKFTWPTPGYTRITSPYGWRIHPITKKRSMHTGIDIAANGGSRIVAAANGTVIYAAWYGAYGNCTIIDHGGGLTSMYGHQSKLAVQKGDIVIKGNTIGYVGTTGLSTGNHLHFEVRIQGNHTSPWPYLNGDL
- a CDS encoding S41 family peptidase, with product MKKALRIIGKILAGICIIFTVATLIFLGINYDSVGNLLSTYTIVNQAFYEEPDSEALWDGMNEGLVNGLGDPYSAYMTKEEYDSMSERLQGGFAGIGIYFTVDDDGPLVMAVFEDSPAEAAGLLEGDRMLMADDISLDGLESDEIVLLLKGEEGTSFTLRVLRESGEEEDLVLTRAFVEYDSTFSSKIEDTDIGYIYISNFTMLTPEQFRDDLLELGDIDGLIIDLRNNGGGQTTGAYGVASLFLPEGPIVFEETRDSISTQEATGGNLELPLAVLVNGNTASASEILAGAIQDTKRGVLVGEQTFGKGTVQRFYQTLHGDYIKLTIARYLTPNKRSLHGIGLTPEYEVPMTEEEYMEAIYGENALHLDIDAQLTKAVEVLESGESLE